One genomic window of Peromyscus maniculatus bairdii isolate BWxNUB_F1_BW_parent chromosome 2, HU_Pman_BW_mat_3.1, whole genome shotgun sequence includes the following:
- the C1qb gene encoding complement C1q subcomponent subunit B — protein METWWDKVSTLLLLLLLGSLHVSWAQSSCTGPPAIPGIPGIPGVPGSDGQPGTPGIKGDKGLPGLAGDHGEFGEKGDPGIPGIPGKVGPKGPVGPRGAPGPPGAPGPKGDSGDYKATQKVAFSALRTINTPLRRDQTIRFEKMITNVNENYEPRSGRFTCRVPGLYYFTYHASSRGSLCVNIVRGRDRDHMQKVLTFCDYAQNTFQVTTGGVVLKLEQGEIVNLQATDKNSLLGVEGANSIFTGFLLFPDVDA, from the exons ATGGAGACGTGGTGGGACAAGGTCTCAACGCTACTGTTATTGCTGCTCCTGGGCTCGCTCCATGTCTCCTGGGCCCAAAGCAGCTGCACAGGGCCCCCGGCCATCCCTGGCATCCCCGGCATCCCTGGGGTTCCTGGCTCTGATGGCCAACCTGGCACTCCTGGGATAAAAGGGGACAAAG GGCTTCCTGGACTGGCTGGAGACCATGGTGAGTTTGGAGAGAAAGGGGACCCAGGGATCCCTGGGATTCCAGGCAAAGTTGGTCCCAAGGGTCCTGTTGGCCCTAGAGGTGCTCCAGGGCCCCCTGGAGCCCCTGGTCCCAAAGGTGACTCAGGAGActacaaggctacacagaaagtaGCCTTCTCCGCTCTGAGGACCATCAACACCCCCCTGCGACGGGACCAGACCATCCGCTTTGAGAAGATGATCACCAATGTCAATGAGAACTATGAGCCACGCAGTGGCAGGTTTACCTGCAGAGTGCCTGGCCTCTACTATTTCACCTACCACGCCAGTTCCCGAGGGAGCCTGTGCGTGAACATCGTGCGTGGCCGGGATCGGGATCACATGCAGAAGGTACTCACCTTCTGCGACTATGCCCAGAACACCTTCCAGGTCACCACGGGCGGTGTAGTCTTGAAGCTGGAGCAAGGCGAGATTGTTAACCTGCAGGCCACAGACAAGAACTCCCTGCTGGGTGTCGAGGGAGCCAACAGCATCTTCACCGGCTTTCTGCTCTTCCCTGATGTGGATGCATGA